The Streptomyces spororaveus genome includes a region encoding these proteins:
- a CDS encoding site-specific integrase, translating to MDEWQLFWTGADVVAPASEAGVLDGWEGLAARESQLGIRTGQPILLSPAGRVDPRLSRIFKSHYFARKSEGTRQTYAPCYRVFFTFLWQRGLNWDEATPEDLEDWEDWRLRGLGNRNTITGSTWGKELAALRLLYDIARKLRFVADSPVLLRSFVLPDGTMVESAELAPADVRGSDVKWLTPRAYRLWRDVGLGGMLSDGLENPSWPGRNDARDTSYADLVYSSGLRRREGGTLLLAELPELTDRRYYAGKVGTAVAKRAGRTYYASHGALRTVEYYRLSTRAQAVRRAQMRGLYEQVPDKRILEEVTRRRIARWSEPDGRLGQAHLDKLNVRQRMKLFVRAADGLEPAMVWLTESGMPMAYRSWTKTFERASERCAAMGLTVFATPHMLRHSMALRMLLALNHALDRRLGLTPGERRRYEEAYGTVWSMVKDLLGHLSEETTKAIYLEPVRGLQLETLLNDEDHPVNDLMLSELARRTGLILDAV from the coding sequence GTGGACGAGTGGCAGCTGTTCTGGACCGGCGCGGACGTTGTGGCGCCGGCGTCAGAAGCTGGTGTTCTTGACGGCTGGGAGGGTCTCGCAGCGCGCGAGAGCCAGCTAGGGATTCGTACGGGGCAGCCAATCCTTCTTTCGCCTGCGGGACGGGTCGACCCGCGGCTGAGCCGGATTTTCAAGTCGCACTACTTCGCTCGGAAGTCCGAGGGGACTCGGCAGACGTATGCCCCCTGCTACCGCGTGTTCTTCACCTTCCTGTGGCAGCGGGGCCTTAACTGGGACGAAGCAACCCCAGAGGACCTGGAGGACTGGGAGGACTGGCGTTTGCGAGGGCTGGGCAACCGGAACACGATCACGGGGTCAACGTGGGGCAAGGAACTTGCGGCTCTGCGCTTGCTCTATGACATCGCGAGGAAGCTGAGGTTCGTCGCGGACAGTCCGGTGCTTCTGAGGTCGTTCGTCCTGCCGGACGGAACTATGGTGGAGTCGGCGGAGCTGGCTCCCGCTGATGTGCGCGGCTCGGACGTGAAGTGGCTGACGCCACGGGCCTACAGGCTGTGGCGGGACGTTGGTCTGGGCGGGATGCTTTCGGATGGTCTGGAGAATCCGAGCTGGCCGGGCCGCAACGACGCCCGGGACACGTCGTACGCGGACCTCGTGTACTCCTCCGGGCTCCGGCGCAGGGAGGGCGGAACGCTGCTCCTCGCGGAGCTGCCAGAGCTGACTGACCGGCGATACTACGCCGGCAAAGTGGGAACGGCTGTCGCAAAGCGCGCCGGCCGTACCTACTACGCCAGCCACGGCGCGCTACGGACGGTGGAGTACTACCGGCTGTCCACGCGGGCCCAGGCCGTAAGGCGGGCTCAAATGCGGGGACTGTACGAGCAGGTGCCGGACAAGCGGATCCTGGAAGAGGTCACGCGCCGGCGGATCGCTCGCTGGTCGGAGCCCGACGGCAGACTCGGCCAGGCCCACCTGGACAAGCTGAATGTCCGCCAGCGCATGAAGCTCTTCGTCCGCGCGGCTGACGGGCTGGAGCCGGCCATGGTGTGGCTGACCGAGTCGGGCATGCCGATGGCCTACCGCAGCTGGACCAAGACCTTCGAACGGGCCAGCGAACGGTGTGCCGCGATGGGGCTCACGGTGTTCGCGACCCCGCACATGCTGCGCCATTCCATGGCCTTGCGAATGCTTCTGGCCCTCAACCATGCACTGGACCGGCGTCTGGGACTGACGCCCGGTGAACGGCGCCGGTACGAGGAGGCTTATGGGACGGTCTGGTCGATGGTGAAGGACCTGCTCGGACACCTGTCGGAGGAGACTACGAAGGCCATCTACCTAGAGCCGGTCCGCGGGCTCCAGCTGGAGACGCTGCTCAACGATGAGGACCATCCGGTGAACGACCTGATGCTGAGCGAACTGGCCCGGCGAACCGGCCTGATCTTGGACGCCGTGTGA
- a CDS encoding IS5 family transposase (programmed frameshift), whose protein sequence is MAGRGELTEAAWERIEPLLPQVDGRGRPWRDHRQVVNGVLWRLRTGAPWRDLPERYGPWQTVYERFARWEADGTWARLLEHVQVRDDAVGRVEWTVAVDSTVNRAYQHAAGARKKGPQNGDELEDPGRSQTRQALGRSRGGLTTKVHLAVDGRGLPLSIVLTPGNVNDATAFGQVLDGIRVPRADTGRPRTTPTRVLGDKAYSSRAIRHLLRRRGIAVTIPERRDQAANRRRRGRHGGRPPAFDKEAYRDRNVVERCFARLKQFRAIATRFDKLADRYRAGVVLASLILWLREPARDHLSDTA, encoded by the exons GTGGCAGGGCGAGGCGAGTTGACGGAAGCGGCGTGGGAGCGGATAGAGCCCTTGTTGCCGCAGGTGGACGGGCGTGGTCGGCCGTGGCGTGATCACCGGCAGGTGGTCAATGGTGTGCTGTGGCGGTTGCGGACCGGGGCTCCATGGCGTGACCTGCCGGAGCGGTATGGGCCGTGGCAGACCGTCTACGAGCGGTTCGCCCGCTGGGAGGCGGATGGTACGTGGGCGAGGCTGTTGGAGCATGTGCAGGTCCGCGACGACGCGGTGGGCCGGGTGGAGTGGACCGTCGCCGTCGACTCCACGGTCAACCGGGCCTACCAGCATGCCGCCGGCGCACGTAAAAAGGGGCCGCAGA ACGGGGACGAACTGGAAGATCCGGGCCGCTCGCAGACGCGCCAGGCCCTCGGCCGGTCCCGAGGCGGGCTGACCACCAAGGTCCACCTCGCCGTCGACGGCCGGGGCCTGCCCCTGTCCATCGTGCTCACGCCTGGCAACGTCAACGACGCCACCGCCTTCGGTCAGGTCCTCGACGGGATCCGCGTTCCGAGAGCCGACACCGGCCGCCCGCGCACGACACCGACCCGAGTCCTGGGCGACAAGGCCTACTCCAGCCGGGCGATCCGGCACCTGCTGCGGCGCCGCGGCATCGCCGTCACGATCCCCGAGCGCCGCGACCAAGCGGCCAACCGTCGGCGCCGAGGGCGCCACGGCGGCCGGCCGCCCGCGTTCGACAAGGAGGCCTACCGCGACCGCAACGTCGTCGAACGATGCTTCGCACGCCTCAAGCAATTCCGCGCGATCGCGACCAGGTTCGACAAGCTCGCCGACCGCTACCGTGCCGGAGTCGTCCTGGCCTCGCTGATCCTCTGGCTCCGCGAACCAGCCCGTGATCATTTGTCAGACACGGCCTAG
- a CDS encoding IS110 family transposase, translated as MGNENHQIWVGIDVGKGHHWAVAINNAGETLLSRKLSNDEQEILQLIATACETAGQVQWAVDLRGKSATLLLALLAAHGQQVTYVPGRSVNRAAEGYRGEGKTDAKDALIIADMARVRRDFTIITLPAEETCTLRLLTANRRDLIAERVRLINRMRDLLCGISPALERAFDFARSKGAVTMLTRYQTPAGLRRIGVKRLTTWLERRKVRSPQRLAEKAVAAADQQHTALPGETRAAALVAELAHQLLELDERIAVNDREIRDTFRADERAAVIESLPGMGPILGAEFVAVAGDLSAYRDAGRLAAHAGLAPVPRDSGRRTGNLHRPKRYDRRLRWVFYLSAQSAMMYPGPSRDFYLRKRSEGLRHVQAVLALARRRVDVLWAMLRDHRLYTLAPPSAA; from the coding sequence GTGGGCAACGAAAATCACCAGATATGGGTAGGTATCGACGTCGGTAAAGGCCACCATTGGGCAGTGGCGATCAACAACGCGGGCGAGACCCTCTTATCCAGGAAGCTCTCCAACGATGAGCAGGAGATTCTCCAGCTGATCGCCACCGCCTGTGAAACCGCCGGGCAGGTTCAGTGGGCCGTTGACCTGCGGGGAAAGAGCGCGACGCTTCTCCTCGCCCTGCTCGCCGCGCATGGCCAGCAGGTGACGTACGTGCCGGGGCGGAGTGTGAACCGGGCAGCCGAGGGCTACCGCGGTGAAGGCAAAACAGACGCGAAGGACGCCTTGATCATCGCCGACATGGCCCGCGTCCGCCGGGACTTCACCATCATCACTCTCCCGGCCGAGGAGACCTGCACCCTTCGCTTACTGACCGCCAACCGGCGCGACCTCATTGCGGAGAGGGTCCGCCTGATCAACCGGATGCGGGATCTGTTGTGCGGCATCAGCCCGGCCTTGGAACGAGCCTTTGACTTCGCCCGTTCCAAGGGCGCGGTGACCATGCTCACGCGCTATCAGACCCCGGCCGGCCTGCGTCGTATAGGCGTCAAACGGCTGACCACATGGCTCGAACGGCGCAAGGTCCGCAGTCCCCAGCGGCTCGCGGAGAAAGCCGTAGCCGCAGCTGACCAGCAGCACACCGCGCTGCCCGGGGAAACCCGCGCCGCAGCCCTCGTGGCAGAACTGGCGCACCAGCTGCTGGAACTGGACGAGCGGATCGCGGTCAACGACAGGGAGATCCGGGACACCTTCCGTGCCGACGAACGCGCGGCGGTCATCGAATCGCTGCCCGGCATGGGCCCCATCCTTGGTGCCGAGTTCGTCGCGGTCGCCGGGGATCTGTCGGCCTACCGCGACGCCGGCCGCCTGGCGGCACACGCCGGCCTCGCCCCGGTACCGCGCGACTCCGGGCGCCGAACAGGCAATCTGCACCGGCCCAAACGCTACGACCGCCGCCTGCGCTGGGTGTTCTACCTCTCAGCCCAGAGCGCCATGATGTATCCAGGCCCCTCCAGGGACTTCTACCTGCGCAAACGTAGCGAAGGCCTGCGTCACGTCCAGGCCGTACTCGCTCTGGCCCGGCGCCGCGTTGACGTGCTCTGGGCCATGCTCCGCGACCACCGTCTCTACACCCTCGCCCCGCCATCGGCCGCTTGA
- a CDS encoding M15 family metallopeptidase has protein sequence MSIVLMSDPKVAAIPVADNGERLTDIRAGEHFLVDDRRRDAAGAFALLRSGVVDRLLHAQGLLPDGLRLLIVEGYRPPNLQTRYFQQYTDQLRVAYPAWTEEELRAGASRYVSPPEIAPHSAGAAVDLTLVDAEGSELDMGTRVNATPEESAGACYTLADTITRQARLHRTVLSDALTSTGLVNYGSEWWHWSFGDRYWALMSGRSTALYGRTVPHPA, from the coding sequence ATGAGCATCGTGCTGATGTCCGATCCGAAGGTGGCTGCGATCCCCGTGGCCGACAACGGCGAGCGGCTGACCGACATCCGCGCCGGCGAGCACTTCCTGGTCGACGACCGTCGCCGCGACGCGGCAGGTGCCTTCGCCCTGCTCCGCTCCGGGGTCGTGGACCGGCTCCTGCACGCCCAGGGGCTGCTGCCGGACGGGCTGCGCCTCCTGATCGTCGAGGGGTACCGTCCGCCGAACCTGCAAACGCGGTACTTCCAGCAGTACACCGATCAGCTCCGGGTGGCCTACCCGGCATGGACGGAGGAGGAACTGCGGGCCGGGGCGAGCCGGTACGTCTCACCGCCGGAGATCGCCCCGCACAGCGCGGGCGCGGCCGTCGACCTGACCCTCGTCGACGCGGAGGGCTCCGAGCTAGACATGGGCACCCGCGTGAACGCGACCCCGGAGGAGAGCGCGGGCGCCTGCTACACGCTCGCCGACACCATCACCCGCCAAGCCCGGCTCCACCGCACCGTCCTCAGCGACGCCCTGACCAGCACGGGCCTCGTGAACTACGGGAGCGAGTGGTGGCACTGGTCATTCGGAGACCGGTACTGGGCCCTGATGTCGGGCCGCTCGACCGCCCTGTACGGACGGACCGTCCCGCACCCGGCCTGA
- the fxlM gene encoding methyltransferase, FxLD system: protein MSTPPTMQGWHDHYARGRDFKPLSDKEEAALRHHLALPQDAGAAPALELGCGTGEVARLLADVGYQVTAVDWAQAAVDRAEANPSQAITYHQLDITSGDLASLTPGGEGFRVIILRRTLAHLPDRTRTVAELAALLQPEGTLCVITPHADRFPEKLRGICLDDAEIDLLCDGWEYVERVEAGDSTVLLLRGPKTGAVVYGEKRTPTPVAMAGVAVVVTNTHGQLLLGWNNARTMWELPAGKVEPGEPFQVTAVRELEEESGLVARPEAVMLLGTLCDATHGGFTRVTEVARLTDYTSEPAVRELDLSRWEWHNLSDLRSLPQPLFTASAQAVNVVWPGLLPHVPAAHHTPRPAGTITLGFGEPPSALRLREQLVRELTEAGWTDTPDLRRAFTVVPRQAFLPEQPLDRAYANEAVATVFDEVTGRSMSSVSQPEMQARMLREAALRPGDRVLEIGGGGYNACLAAELVGPTGSVVCVEIDPYVHARTERFLAETGYADRVRLVLGDGTHGAPGALVPAEGFDAIMVTVAANDAPNAWFGQLGEGGRLVVPLRIGGFTRAIGLRKEAGALASTGISVCGFVPMQGNGWWDETPDPIGESGYGVRWEDSEPSPLDGLDRALTTDQVVEVRTGVTVVENESFEHLQLWLATSVSGFCRLTGDRENLGPVRLPKSMDAMAMVSAGSLACVVVDRLADDESGSTPTWEFLVQGVGPDGKTAADTLTGAIHAWDRGLRGRATPALTILPAGTPDSLLPAGDIVEKPQTRIVTGWTGRDGAADPGVGQDSAREGETGR from the coding sequence ATGAGTACCCCACCCACCATGCAGGGATGGCACGACCACTACGCCCGCGGCCGTGACTTCAAGCCGCTGAGCGACAAGGAGGAGGCTGCCCTCCGACACCATCTGGCCCTCCCCCAGGACGCGGGCGCCGCGCCGGCCCTGGAACTGGGCTGTGGGACCGGTGAAGTGGCCCGGCTGCTGGCGGACGTCGGATACCAGGTAACCGCGGTGGACTGGGCCCAGGCCGCCGTCGACCGCGCCGAAGCCAACCCGTCGCAGGCCATCACCTACCACCAGCTCGACATCACCAGCGGCGACCTCGCCTCCCTCACCCCGGGCGGCGAGGGGTTCCGGGTCATCATCCTGCGCCGGACCCTGGCCCACCTGCCCGACCGGACCCGCACCGTCGCCGAACTCGCAGCCCTCCTTCAGCCCGAGGGCACGCTGTGCGTGATCACCCCGCACGCCGACCGATTCCCGGAAAAGCTGCGCGGGATCTGCCTGGACGACGCCGAGATCGACCTGCTCTGCGACGGCTGGGAGTACGTCGAGCGCGTCGAGGCCGGCGACTCCACGGTCCTGTTGCTGCGCGGTCCGAAGACCGGCGCCGTCGTCTACGGGGAGAAGCGGACGCCGACGCCGGTGGCGATGGCCGGCGTCGCGGTCGTCGTCACCAACACCCACGGGCAGCTCCTCCTCGGCTGGAACAACGCCCGCACCATGTGGGAGCTCCCGGCCGGGAAAGTTGAGCCGGGAGAGCCGTTCCAGGTCACGGCGGTAAGAGAGTTGGAGGAGGAGTCCGGACTGGTCGCCCGCCCGGAGGCGGTGATGCTGCTGGGCACCCTGTGCGACGCCACCCACGGAGGCTTCACCCGCGTCACCGAGGTCGCCCGGCTCACCGACTACACCAGCGAGCCCGCGGTGCGGGAGCTCGACCTGTCCCGTTGGGAATGGCACAACCTGTCCGACCTGCGGAGCCTGCCGCAGCCGCTGTTCACGGCCAGCGCCCAGGCCGTGAACGTCGTCTGGCCCGGCCTGCTGCCCCACGTGCCGGCCGCCCACCACACCCCGCGCCCCGCTGGCACCATCACGCTCGGGTTCGGGGAGCCGCCAAGCGCCCTGCGGCTGCGCGAACAGCTCGTGCGCGAGCTGACCGAGGCAGGCTGGACCGACACCCCTGATCTCCGGCGGGCCTTCACCGTCGTGCCCCGCCAGGCCTTCCTGCCCGAGCAGCCCCTGGACCGGGCGTATGCCAACGAGGCGGTGGCGACCGTCTTCGACGAAGTGACCGGCCGGTCGATGAGCTCGGTGTCCCAGCCCGAGATGCAGGCCCGCATGCTCCGCGAAGCCGCTCTTCGGCCGGGCGACCGGGTACTGGAGATCGGGGGCGGCGGCTACAACGCGTGCCTGGCCGCCGAACTCGTCGGCCCGACGGGTTCGGTCGTGTGCGTGGAGATCGACCCCTACGTCCATGCCCGCACCGAGCGGTTCCTCGCCGAGACCGGGTACGCGGACCGCGTCCGGCTTGTCCTCGGTGACGGCACCCACGGAGCGCCCGGAGCGCTCGTTCCTGCTGAGGGCTTCGACGCGATCATGGTGACGGTCGCCGCGAACGACGCCCCGAATGCGTGGTTCGGCCAGCTCGGCGAAGGCGGTCGTCTGGTCGTGCCGTTGCGGATCGGCGGGTTCACCCGCGCCATCGGGCTCCGCAAGGAGGCTGGTGCGCTGGCTTCCACCGGCATCAGCGTCTGCGGTTTCGTGCCGATGCAGGGCAACGGCTGGTGGGACGAGACACCCGACCCGATCGGCGAAAGCGGCTACGGCGTCCGTTGGGAGGACAGCGAGCCTTCCCCGCTCGACGGCCTCGACCGGGCCCTCACCACAGACCAGGTGGTGGAGGTACGAACCGGGGTGACCGTCGTCGAGAACGAGTCCTTCGAGCACCTGCAACTGTGGCTGGCGACTTCGGTGTCCGGATTCTGCCGCCTGACCGGGGACCGCGAGAATCTCGGCCCTGTTCGGCTGCCGAAGAGCATGGATGCCATGGCGATGGTGTCTGCCGGCTCCCTGGCCTGCGTGGTGGTCGATCGCCTCGCCGACGACGAGTCCGGCTCCACGCCCACCTGGGAGTTCCTCGTCCAGGGCGTCGGCCCCGACGGCAAGACCGCCGCAGACACCCTGACCGGTGCCATCCACGCCTGGGACCGGGGGCTCCGCGGCCGCGCCACCCCCGCATTGACGATCCTGCCCGCGGGGACACCCGACAGTCTGCTGCCCGCCGGCGACATCGTCGAGAAGCCCCAGACGCGCATCGTGACTGGCTGGACTGGGCGTGACGGCGCCGCCGATCCGGGCGTTGGGCAGGACTCGGCGAGGGAAGGGGAGACCGGGCGGTGA
- a CDS encoding substrate-binding domain-containing protein, translating to MHPSRKTAIMAAAALLAFAAATTGCGQDSTSPGPPKAGCPAALARAEGNVEQAMNTTTSWDGPTSGPKAASRRTIAFVAQTMINPGVAGVARGVREAAKVIGWDVKVIDGQGTPAGIQAAFSQAINLKPAGIVISAFDPAVTSQQVAQANARNIPLVGWHAVHSPGPSKHPRLFTNVTTRVEDVAKTSADWIIAHSQGKAGVVIFTDASVPFARNKSELIRRELTTCSGVSLLSYENIPITDTTSRVPQAVSSLLARFQNKWTYSVAINDLYFADAAPALQAAGKQGDGPPLNIGAGDGDPSAFQRINNRHYQAATIPEPLIEQGWQIIDEFNRAFSAQPASTYVAPVHISTALNSKGATSWDPTGYREAYRKIWGK from the coding sequence ATGCACCCAAGCCGCAAGACGGCCATCATGGCGGCCGCAGCCCTACTCGCATTCGCCGCCGCCACGACCGGATGCGGGCAAGACTCCACCTCCCCAGGCCCGCCGAAGGCCGGCTGCCCAGCCGCCCTCGCCAGAGCCGAGGGCAACGTAGAGCAAGCCATGAACACCACCACCTCTTGGGACGGCCCCACAAGCGGCCCCAAAGCGGCTTCGCGCAGGACCATCGCCTTCGTGGCCCAGACCATGATCAACCCTGGAGTGGCGGGCGTCGCACGGGGCGTAAGAGAGGCTGCAAAGGTTATCGGTTGGGACGTCAAGGTCATTGACGGGCAAGGCACTCCGGCCGGAATCCAGGCCGCATTCAGTCAGGCCATCAACCTCAAGCCCGCGGGCATCGTCATCAGCGCCTTCGACCCCGCAGTGACCTCGCAACAGGTTGCGCAAGCCAACGCCCGGAACATCCCGCTCGTCGGATGGCACGCAGTCCATTCTCCAGGACCAAGCAAGCACCCCAGACTCTTCACCAACGTCACGACCAGAGTCGAGGATGTCGCGAAAACCAGCGCTGACTGGATCATCGCGCACTCCCAGGGCAAGGCCGGAGTCGTCATCTTCACCGACGCCTCGGTACCTTTCGCCAGGAACAAATCCGAACTGATCCGCAGGGAACTCACCACCTGCTCCGGCGTGAGCCTGCTGTCCTACGAGAACATTCCGATCACGGACACGACCAGCCGCGTCCCCCAGGCAGTCTCATCCCTCCTGGCCCGGTTCCAAAATAAGTGGACTTATTCCGTCGCCATCAACGACCTCTACTTCGCAGACGCTGCTCCCGCTCTGCAAGCGGCGGGTAAGCAAGGCGACGGTCCTCCCCTCAACATCGGCGCGGGCGACGGCGACCCTTCTGCCTTCCAGCGCATCAACAACCGTCATTACCAAGCAGCCACCATTCCCGAACCACTCATCGAACAGGGCTGGCAGATCATCGATGAATTTAACCGAGCATTTTCTGCCCAGCCCGCCAGCACATACGTCGCGCCCGTCCACATCTCCACTGCTCTAAACAGCAAAGGCGCCACGTCATGGGATCCGACGGGCTACCGGGAGGCGTACCGGAAAATCTGGGGCAAGTAG
- a CDS encoding AAA family ATPase: MIIWVNGAFGAGKSTPAVGLREALSGSVIADPEDVGALLRQSMAGHPRRVRDYQDYAAWRRLTTRLVAELHELAAGPVIVPMTVLNPAYAAEVFGPLSELGTPFHHVVLHAGPDQLEARIEASCEYPGEEERSEAVRSHRRRRAADYGQAAAAWLHAAASHVIDTSHLTPGQTLHTVLAHLPVIP; this comes from the coding sequence GTGATCATCTGGGTCAACGGGGCGTTCGGCGCCGGCAAGTCGACACCGGCCGTTGGGCTTCGCGAGGCGTTGAGCGGATCGGTCATCGCAGACCCGGAGGACGTCGGCGCGCTCCTTCGCCAGAGCATGGCCGGCCACCCCCGAAGGGTGCGCGACTACCAGGACTACGCCGCCTGGCGGCGTCTGACCACCCGCCTCGTCGCCGAGCTCCATGAGCTCGCCGCCGGGCCTGTGATCGTCCCGATGACCGTCCTCAACCCCGCTTACGCGGCCGAGGTGTTCGGGCCGCTCTCCGAGCTGGGGACGCCCTTCCACCACGTGGTGCTCCACGCCGGTCCCGATCAGCTCGAAGCGCGTATCGAAGCGAGCTGCGAGTACCCGGGTGAAGAGGAGCGCAGCGAGGCCGTCCGCTCCCACCGGCGCCGACGGGCCGCCGACTACGGCCAGGCCGCGGCTGCCTGGCTGCACGCCGCCGCCTCGCACGTCATCGACACCAGCCACCTCACCCCCGGACAGACCCTCCACACCGTCCTCGCTCACCTCCCCGTCATCCCCTGA